In Streptomyces sp. SN-593, a single genomic region encodes these proteins:
- a CDS encoding AAA family ATPase → MDFGTDRPGAPADLAWLRGVEAYTMGAYVQAEEEFRSAVRTDPGMADAWLGLHALRADTSIALLQMYRHRDRFGEQRAAHRRTLNSWYWLGWWVQPVLETSRDLQLAHASHWLDGRHVAELDRALADCPPVDTDPQVRFLHACRAYLVKDWERLVRHTEPLLGDPVLGIEAGLFGGMARVRLEMCGQAEPLLSAALMRCRSEQPQRKELRYWLARAYEGTGRSAAAVPLYRAVHRVDPAFMDTSARLAAIHESDDGLDEGAGLAAVSLAGGSGQAVPEGGDPETGYPVDFPPDPSAAAGPGPDTEAELDESLLIAGPLGDAVRDRAATLPGPVGAAGPAGLPLGGSDPVLLAEALAELDRMVGLEPVKRQVRALSAQLRMARLRAGQGLPVQPPKRHFVFSGPSGTGKTTVARILGRVFYALGLLGGDHLVEAQRSDLVGEFLGQTAVKANELIDSALGGVLFVDEAYALSNSGYSKGDAYGDEALQVLLKRAEDNRDRLVVILAGYPEGMDRLLAVNPGLGSRFTTRVDFPSYRPQELTRIGEVLAGENGDRWDDEALDELAAINGHVVDQGWVDELGNGRLLRTLYEKSCAYRDLRLSEYPSTPGRDELATLRLPDLMQAYGEVLSGRGPGTPPPAEPAE, encoded by the coding sequence ATGGACTTCGGCACCGACCGCCCGGGCGCGCCGGCCGATCTGGCCTGGTTGCGCGGGGTGGAGGCGTACACCATGGGCGCGTACGTGCAGGCCGAGGAGGAGTTCAGGTCCGCGGTCCGGACGGACCCGGGGATGGCCGACGCGTGGCTGGGCCTGCACGCGCTGCGCGCCGACACCTCCATCGCGCTGCTCCAGATGTACCGGCACCGCGACCGCTTCGGCGAGCAGCGCGCCGCCCACCGACGCACCCTCAACTCCTGGTACTGGCTGGGCTGGTGGGTGCAGCCGGTGCTGGAGACCAGCCGCGACCTCCAGCTCGCGCACGCCTCGCACTGGCTGGACGGCCGCCATGTCGCCGAGCTCGACCGGGCGTTGGCCGACTGCCCGCCGGTCGACACCGATCCGCAGGTGCGCTTCCTGCACGCCTGCCGCGCCTACCTGGTCAAGGACTGGGAGCGGCTGGTCCGGCACACCGAACCGCTGCTCGGCGATCCCGTCCTCGGCATCGAGGCCGGGCTGTTCGGCGGGATGGCCCGGGTCCGGCTGGAGATGTGCGGCCAGGCCGAACCGCTGCTGTCCGCCGCGCTGATGCGGTGCCGCAGCGAGCAGCCGCAGCGCAAGGAACTGCGCTACTGGCTCGCCCGCGCCTACGAGGGCACCGGCCGCAGCGCCGCCGCGGTGCCGCTCTACCGCGCCGTGCACCGGGTGGACCCGGCCTTCATGGACACCTCCGCCCGGCTCGCCGCCATCCACGAGTCGGACGACGGCCTCGACGAGGGCGCGGGCCTGGCCGCGGTGTCGCTGGCCGGGGGCAGCGGCCAGGCGGTGCCCGAGGGCGGCGACCCCGAGACCGGCTACCCCGTCGACTTCCCGCCCGACCCGTCGGCGGCCGCCGGCCCCGGCCCGGACACCGAGGCCGAGTTGGACGAGTCGCTGCTGATCGCCGGGCCGCTGGGCGACGCCGTGCGCGACCGCGCCGCCACGCTGCCCGGCCCGGTCGGCGCCGCGGGCCCGGCCGGACTGCCGCTCGGCGGTTCGGACCCGGTGCTGCTCGCCGAGGCGCTCGCCGAGCTGGACCGGATGGTCGGGCTGGAGCCGGTCAAGCGCCAGGTGCGCGCGCTGTCGGCCCAGTTGCGGATGGCCCGGCTGCGGGCCGGACAGGGCCTGCCGGTGCAACCGCCGAAACGCCACTTCGTCTTCTCCGGCCCGTCGGGCACCGGCAAGACCACCGTCGCCCGCATCCTGGGCCGGGTCTTCTACGCCCTCGGCCTGCTCGGCGGCGACCACCTGGTGGAAGCCCAACGCTCCGACCTGGTCGGCGAGTTCCTCGGTCAGACCGCGGTGAAGGCGAACGAGCTGATCGACTCCGCACTCGGCGGCGTGCTCTTCGTGGACGAGGCGTACGCCCTGTCCAACTCCGGCTACAGCAAGGGCGACGCCTACGGCGACGAGGCGCTCCAGGTGCTGCTGAAGCGGGCCGAGGACAACCGCGACCGGCTGGTGGTCATCCTGGCGGGCTACCCCGAGGGCATGGACCGGCTGCTGGCGGTGAACCCCGGCCTCGGCTCGCGCTTCACCACCCGGGTGGACTTCCCCAGTTACCGCCCCCAGGAGCTGACCCGGATCGGCGAGGTGCTCGCCGGCGAGAACGGCGACCGCTGGGACGACGAGGCGCTGGACGAGCTCGCCGCGATCAACGGGCACGTCGTGGACCAGGGGTGGGTCGACGAGCTGGGCAACGGCCGGCTGCTGCGCACCCTGTACGAGAAGAGCTGCGCCTACCGCGACCTGCGGCTGTCGGAGTACCCGTCGACGCCCGGCCGCGACGAACTGGCCACGCTCCGGCTGCCGGACCTCATGCAGGCGTACGGCGAGGTGCTCTCCGGGCGGGGCCCCGGCACCCCGCCGCCCGCCGAGCCGGCGGAGTAG
- a CDS encoding hemolysin family protein: protein MSLLQLLFAVLLVLGNGFFVAAEFALVSVRRSQIEQHAAEQRSARTVLYGLEHLPQMMAAAQFGVTVCSLTLGAVAEPTVARLLEPAFSAAHVPHGLVHPVGYVLALAIVVFLHLVIGEMVPKNLAMSDPEKAALRLAPGLVGFARVFRPVTAVLGACARLILRVFRVEPKDEVDAVFTRAELTVLVEDARAAGLLDSDEQERLEDALELGTRTVTEVLLTPDELVTLGPAATAREIEALTVRTGYSRFPVAADATAGSGYLGYLHVKDILDVEDPDQSVPQRLWRPMTTLRADLPLDDALTAMRRAATHLASVTDGQGRVLGLVALEDVLEMLVGEVRDPAHRAAARKSGTAGAAQVPGPAQAGGATGELVR from the coding sequence ATGAGCCTCCTCCAACTCCTCTTCGCGGTCCTGCTCGTGCTCGGCAACGGCTTCTTCGTCGCCGCCGAGTTCGCGCTCGTCTCCGTGCGCCGCAGCCAGATCGAGCAGCACGCGGCCGAGCAGCGCTCCGCCCGTACCGTGCTGTACGGGCTGGAGCACCTGCCCCAGATGATGGCCGCCGCGCAGTTCGGGGTCACCGTCTGCTCGCTGACGCTCGGCGCGGTCGCCGAACCGACCGTCGCCCGTCTGCTGGAGCCGGCCTTCTCCGCCGCCCACGTCCCGCACGGCCTGGTGCACCCCGTCGGATACGTGCTGGCGCTGGCGATCGTGGTCTTCCTGCACCTGGTGATCGGCGAGATGGTGCCGAAGAACCTGGCGATGTCCGACCCGGAGAAGGCCGCGCTGCGGCTCGCCCCGGGGCTGGTCGGCTTCGCCCGGGTGTTCCGGCCGGTGACCGCGGTGCTCGGCGCGTGCGCCCGGCTGATCCTGCGGGTCTTCCGCGTCGAGCCGAAGGACGAGGTCGACGCGGTCTTCACCCGCGCGGAGCTGACCGTGCTGGTGGAGGACGCCCGCGCGGCCGGGCTGCTCGACTCCGACGAGCAGGAACGGCTGGAGGACGCCCTGGAACTGGGCACCCGCACCGTCACCGAGGTCCTGCTCACCCCCGACGAGCTGGTCACGCTCGGCCCGGCGGCGACCGCCCGCGAGATCGAGGCGCTGACGGTGCGGACCGGCTACTCCCGCTTCCCGGTCGCCGCCGACGCGACCGCGGGCTCCGGCTACCTGGGCTACCTGCACGTCAAGGACATCCTCGACGTGGAGGACCCGGACCAGTCGGTGCCGCAGCGGCTCTGGCGCCCGATGACCACGCTGCGCGCCGACCTGCCGCTCGACGACGCGCTCACCGCCATGCGCCGCGCCGCCACCCACCTCGCGTCCGTCACCGACGGGCAGGGCCGGGTACTCGGCCTGGTCGCCCTGGAGGACGTGCTGGAGATGCTCGTCGGCGAGGTCAGGGACCCCGCGCACCGGGCGGCCGCGCGCAAGAGCGGCACCGCGGGCGCCGCGCAGGTGCCGGGGCCGGCCCAGGCCGGCGGCGCGACGGGCGAACTGGTCCGCTGA
- a CDS encoding hemolysin family protein, producing the protein MSTSLLPLAAAFVLILANGFFVAAEFGLVTVERPAAERAAAEGDRRARSVVAALRKLSFQLSGTQLGITITSLVVGMLAEPALGALLEDPLHAAGLPEGVAPGVAVVIGMMVASGVQMVIGELVPKNWAVSRPLAVARVVAGPQRAFSRAFRPVIELLNRAANRLVRMLGVEPTDELDSARTPGELVSLARHSALAGALEPDTADLFVRTLSLGDLTAENVMTPRVRVSALEDTATAADVLNLTRATGLSRFPVYRERLDDTTGMVHLKDALAVPAAVRGRTPVSRIAVAPLLVPETLPVQHLLELLRNQQPIAVVVDEYGGTAGVVTLEDIVEELVGEVRDEHDSVDLPDLAQAPAEDGRPAWTADGGCRIDTLARIGLAAPEGPYETVAGLVADLLGRIPEVGDTAELPGWLLRVEEVGHHRAERVGIVRTTAPDDPGAVPGDGTDGRGGHRPAAVTVAGPEGSDR; encoded by the coding sequence ATGAGCACCTCGTTGCTGCCGCTCGCGGCGGCCTTCGTCCTGATCCTGGCCAACGGCTTCTTCGTCGCCGCCGAGTTCGGGCTGGTCACGGTGGAGCGCCCCGCCGCCGAGCGGGCCGCGGCCGAAGGCGACCGCAGGGCCCGCAGCGTGGTCGCCGCTCTGCGGAAGCTCTCCTTCCAGCTCTCGGGCACCCAGCTCGGCATCACCATCACCTCGCTGGTCGTCGGCATGCTCGCCGAGCCCGCGCTCGGCGCCCTGCTGGAGGACCCGCTGCACGCCGCCGGCCTGCCGGAGGGCGTCGCCCCCGGCGTCGCCGTGGTGATCGGCATGATGGTCGCCTCCGGCGTGCAGATGGTGATCGGCGAACTCGTACCGAAGAACTGGGCGGTCTCGCGTCCGCTGGCCGTCGCGCGGGTGGTGGCCGGCCCGCAGCGCGCCTTCTCCCGCGCCTTCCGCCCGGTGATCGAACTGCTCAACCGCGCCGCGAACCGCCTGGTGCGGATGCTCGGCGTGGAGCCCACCGACGAGTTGGACTCCGCCCGCACCCCGGGCGAGCTGGTCTCGCTGGCCCGGCACTCCGCGCTCGCCGGCGCGCTGGAGCCGGACACCGCCGACCTGTTCGTCCGCACCCTGTCGCTCGGCGACCTCACCGCGGAGAACGTCATGACGCCCCGGGTCCGGGTCAGCGCCCTGGAGGACACCGCGACCGCCGCCGACGTCCTCAACCTCACCCGCGCCACCGGCCTGTCCCGGTTCCCCGTCTACCGGGAGCGCCTGGACGACACCACCGGCATGGTCCACCTCAAGGACGCGCTCGCGGTTCCCGCCGCCGTGCGCGGGCGCACACCGGTCTCCCGGATCGCCGTCGCCCCGCTGCTGGTCCCCGAGACGCTGCCGGTCCAGCACCTGCTGGAACTGCTGCGCAACCAGCAGCCGATCGCGGTCGTGGTCGACGAGTACGGCGGCACCGCCGGCGTGGTCACCCTGGAGGACATCGTCGAGGAGCTGGTCGGCGAGGTCCGCGACGAGCACGACAGCGTCGACCTGCCCGACCTCGCCCAGGCGCCGGCCGAGGACGGGCGCCCCGCGTGGACCGCGGACGGCGGCTGCCGGATCGACACCCTCGCCCGGATCGGCCTCGCCGCGCCCGAGGGCCCCTACGAGACCGTCGCCGGGCTGGTGGCCGACCTGCTCGGCCGCATCCCCGAGGTCGGCGACACCGCCGAGCTGCCCGGCTGGCTGCTGCGCGTGGAGGAGGTCGGCCACCACCGCGCCGAGCGCGTCGGGATCGTGCGGACGACCGCGCCGGACGACCCGGGCGCCGTGCCCGGCGACGGGACGGACGGCAGGGGCGGGCACCGCCCGGCCGCGGTGACCGTCGCGGGCCCCGAGGGGAGTGACCGGTGA
- a CDS encoding PH domain-containing protein — MTVPAGPAEHPAAAAARSDLPVTFRPVLTRVVLLTLAVAIVVVLTAVAVLMPRDGASPWSTAERATVVVTAVLIGAGLTLLSRPKAVADAGGLTVVNLTVRRRLAWAEVLGVNLGHGDAWVRLDLADGTTLAVMGIQPGIARAQAVRDARRLRELVAALGEAPPREDGHL; from the coding sequence GTGACGGTGCCCGCCGGCCCGGCGGAGCACCCCGCTGCCGCCGCCGCGCGGTCCGACCTGCCGGTCACCTTCCGGCCGGTCCTCACCCGCGTCGTGCTGCTCACGCTCGCGGTGGCGATCGTGGTGGTGCTCACCGCCGTCGCCGTGCTGATGCCCCGTGACGGCGCCTCGCCCTGGAGTACCGCCGAGCGTGCCACCGTGGTCGTCACGGCGGTGCTGATCGGCGCGGGCCTGACGCTGCTGAGCCGGCCGAAGGCCGTCGCCGACGCCGGCGGGCTCACGGTGGTGAACCTCACGGTGCGGCGGCGCCTGGCCTGGGCCGAGGTGCTCGGGGTCAACCTCGGCCACGGCGACGCCTGGGTCCGGCTCGACCTCGCCGACGGCACCACACTGGCGGTGATGGGCATCCAGCCCGGCATCGCCCGCGCGCAGGCGGTGCGGGACGCCCGCCGGCTGCGCGAGCTGGTCGCGGCCCTGGGCGAGGCCCCTCCCCGCGAGGACGGCCACCTCTAG